A genomic segment from Balneola sp. encodes:
- a CDS encoding DUF1501 domain-containing protein: protein MKRIKGSALSDGIHHHEHHDLCSRRDFIRKLGLFTAGSSFVLGSTPVQALQSSSLFRKLAGLETNRVLVLIQLDGGNDGLNTIVPIENDIYYNAREDLAISKNSTVTLTDTAGMHPSMSPLESLWNEGKMGVIQNVGYPSGDLSHFRSTDIWLTGSSHDEYLETGWMGRHLDQQFPDFQENPTEYPLAVQIGGASSLLFKGSSLDMGMTLNDVEVLEYLLENGEIYPTEGMPDTIYGDEMRYMRIMANNSFRYADTIKTAYDSTSNQVEFNDQELGRSLSIVSRLIKGNLGSKIFLVSLGGFDTHANQLEDHSNLLSELSNAIKDFYDDLNADGRSEEVLIATFSEFGRRVHKNGAAGTDHGTAAPLLVFGDNIEGGIIGSDPKLNNSDLDEFGNMVHEYDFRQVYATLLNDWFQLEESQTEETMGDSFERVPFLKTGNSVNNESGLSPFKFQLQQNYPNPFNPKTTISFTLQSTQPVKLEVYDIQGRVVQTLVEGTISAGEHRVRFDASNLSSGTYLYRLYAGNEIQTKSMTLIK, encoded by the coding sequence ATGAAACGAATAAAAGGAAGTGCATTATCAGACGGAATTCATCATCATGAGCACCATGACTTATGTAGTCGTCGAGATTTTATTAGAAAATTAGGATTGTTCACAGCGGGTAGTTCATTTGTATTAGGTAGTACTCCCGTTCAGGCTCTTCAAAGCTCCTCTTTATTTAGAAAACTGGCAGGTCTGGAAACCAATAGGGTACTTGTTTTAATCCAGTTGGATGGTGGTAATGATGGATTAAATACCATTGTGCCCATCGAAAACGATATTTACTACAATGCACGTGAAGATCTGGCTATTTCAAAAAATAGCACGGTAACCCTTACTGATACGGCAGGTATGCACCCTTCGATGTCTCCTCTTGAGAGTCTATGGAATGAAGGAAAAATGGGGGTCATACAGAACGTAGGTTATCCTAGTGGCGACTTATCTCATTTCAGATCAACTGATATCTGGCTTACAGGAAGTAGCCATGATGAATATTTAGAAACAGGCTGGATGGGAAGGCATCTGGATCAGCAATTCCCGGATTTCCAGGAAAATCCAACGGAGTATCCTCTGGCGGTACAGATAGGCGGTGCTTCTTCTTTATTATTTAAAGGCTCTTCATTGGATATGGGTATGACTCTGAATGATGTAGAAGTTTTGGAATATTTGTTAGAAAATGGAGAAATCTATCCAACCGAAGGAATGCCTGACACTATTTATGGTGATGAAATGAGGTATATGCGCATAATGGCGAATAACTCATTTAGGTATGCTGATACTATTAAAACTGCCTATGACTCAACTTCTAATCAGGTTGAGTTTAATGATCAGGAGTTAGGAAGAAGTCTCTCTATTGTTTCTCGATTAATTAAGGGCAATTTAGGGAGTAAAATTTTTCTTGTAAGCCTTGGAGGTTTTGATACCCATGCCAATCAATTAGAAGATCATTCAAATCTTTTATCAGAATTAAGTAATGCCATTAAGGATTTTTATGATGATCTAAATGCCGATGGACGTTCGGAAGAGGTCTTAATTGCTACATTTTCTGAGTTTGGAAGAAGAGTTCACAAGAACGGAGCTGCGGGAACGGATCATGGTACAGCTGCTCCACTATTAGTGTTCGGGGATAATATTGAAGGAGGAATCATTGGATCTGATCCTAAACTTAACAACTCTGACTTAGATGAATTCGGAAATATGGTTCATGAGTACGATTTCCGTCAGGTATATGCCACATTACTTAATGATTGGTTTCAATTAGAGGAATCCCAAACAGAAGAAACCATGGGAGATAGTTTTGAAAGGGTTCCTTTTCTAAAAACAGGTAATTCAGTTAATAACGAAAGTGGTTTATCTCCATTCAAATTTCAGCTTCAGCAAAATTACCCCAACCCTTTTAATCCGAAAACCACCATTTCGTTTACACTTCAAAGTACTCAGCCAGTAAAGCTAGAGGTATATGATATTCAGGGGCGTGTGGTGCAAACTCTTGTTGAAGGAACAATTTCTGCGGGAGAACACAGGGTGCGCTTTGATGCTTCAAATCTTTCCAGCGGAACCTACTTGTACCGCCTGTATGCAGGGAATGAAATACAAACCAAAAGTATGACACTTATCAAGTGA